A window of the Ostrea edulis chromosome 1, xbOstEdul1.1, whole genome shotgun sequence genome harbors these coding sequences:
- the LOC125659757 gene encoding zinc transporter ZIP4-like isoform X1, which produces MGISSNLWTFPPIYGHFLQSMGISSNLWTFPPIYGHFLQPMGISSNLWTFPPIYGHFLQPMDISSNLWAFPPTYGHFLHPALHAPDAGQPPTIYINYGDVTNMPSETEVYGYGTLANLICCLCSLAGAFTIPFAKRHKTAYNVVLSVFMGLAVGALASDAILHLVPEALGLHHHGPSPLSNDSHSRSHDSHHHRKRDTHQPEDSHHHHHGNHVNHDHDHPEDKHTHVDPDARHIEKEIHVEPYVWYCMVILLGTYIFYLVEMAMVHVQRKSEGGQTPVILTSFNNQPVDAIIKDGEELRTSREKNAISPLVVMIVVGDALHNFTDGLAIAASFSASLLEGIAITIAILCHELPQELGDFAILINEGLSFKRALIANLFSSLTAFIGFYIGVPISSHFGAGPWIFSITAGMFIYIALVDMLPSLIKNGSTNTRTFVYHNIGILFGALVIILLSVFESKIEIGH; this is translated from the exons ATGGGTATTTCCTCCAACCTATGGACATTTCCTCCAATCTATGGGCATTTCCTCCAATCTATGGGCATTTCCTCCAACCTATGGACATTTCCTCCAATCTATGGGCATTTCCTCCAACCTATGGGTATTTCCTCCAACCTATGGACATTTCCTCCAATCTATGGGCATTTCCTCCAACCTATGGACATTTCCTCCAATCTATGGGCATTTCCTCCAACCTATGGGCATTTCCTCCACCCTGCTCTCCATGCTCCTG ATGCAGGTCAGCCGCcaacaatatatataaactacGGTGACGTCACAAACATGCCCAGTGAAACCGAAG TCTATGGATATGGCACTCTTGCCAATCTGATATGCTGCCTCTGCTCCTTGGCGGGTGCGTTTACTATTCCTTTCGCTAAAAGACATAAAACCGCCTACAATGTCGTCCTGTCTGTCTTTATGGGTCTGGCCGTCGGCGCCCTGGCCAGTGACGCCATCCTTCATCTAGTTCCCGAG GCACTTGGTCTCCACCACCATGGTCCTTCGCCATTATCAAACGACAGTCACTCCAGGTCACATGACTCACATCATCACCGGAAGAGGGACACACATCAACCAGAGGACTCGCATCACCATCACCATGGCAATCATGTCAACCATGACCATGATCATCCGGAAGACAAGCACACTCATGTGGATCCTGACGCCCGCCATATAGAGAAAGAAATTCACGTGGAACCGTACGTGTGGTACTGTATGGTCATTCTCCTCG GTACATACATATTTTACCTTGTTGAAATGGCAATGGTGCATGTTCAGAGG AAATCGGAAGGTGGCCAAACTCCCGTAATTCTGACATCCTTCAACAACCAGCCAGTAGACGCCATAATCAAAGAT ggtgAAGAACTGAGAACTTCAAGAGAAAAAAACG CCATTTCGCCGCTCGTGGTGATGATCGTTGTAGGAGATGCTCTTCACAACTTTACAGATGGACTAGCTATCGCGGCTTCATTTTCCGCCAGTTTATTAGAGGGCATCGCCATCACTATAGCAATACTCTGTCACGAACTTCCTCAGGAATTAG GTGACTTTGCAATTTTGATCAACGAAGGATTATCCTTTAAGAGGGCGTTGATCGCCAACCTTTTCTCGTCCCTCACGGCCTTCATTGGATTCTACATTGGAGTCCCAATATCCTCACATTTTGGGGCGGGACCATGGATCTTCTCCATTACAGCGGGGATGTTTATATACATCGCATTAGTCGATATG CTCCCTTCGCTGATAAAGAATGGGTCTACGAACACCAGAACCTTTGTCTACCACAACATTGGAATCCTCTTTGGCGCTCTAGTTATCATATTATTATCAGTATTTGAGAGTAAAATTGAAATAGGTcattaa
- the LOC125659757 gene encoding zinc transporter ZIP4-like isoform X2: MPSETEVYGYGTLANLICCLCSLAGAFTIPFAKRHKTAYNVVLSVFMGLAVGALASDAILHLVPEALGLHHHGPSPLSNDSHSRSHDSHHHRKRDTHQPEDSHHHHHGNHVNHDHDHPEDKHTHVDPDARHIEKEIHVEPYVWYCMVILLGTYIFYLVEMAMVHVQRKSEGGQTPVILTSFNNQPVDAIIKDGEELRTSREKNAISPLVVMIVVGDALHNFTDGLAIAASFSASLLEGIAITIAILCHELPQELGDFAILINEGLSFKRALIANLFSSLTAFIGFYIGVPISSHFGAGPWIFSITAGMFIYIALVDMLPSLIKNGSTNTRTFVYHNIGILFGALVIILLSVFESKIEIGH, translated from the exons ATGCCCAGTGAAACCGAAG TCTATGGATATGGCACTCTTGCCAATCTGATATGCTGCCTCTGCTCCTTGGCGGGTGCGTTTACTATTCCTTTCGCTAAAAGACATAAAACCGCCTACAATGTCGTCCTGTCTGTCTTTATGGGTCTGGCCGTCGGCGCCCTGGCCAGTGACGCCATCCTTCATCTAGTTCCCGAG GCACTTGGTCTCCACCACCATGGTCCTTCGCCATTATCAAACGACAGTCACTCCAGGTCACATGACTCACATCATCACCGGAAGAGGGACACACATCAACCAGAGGACTCGCATCACCATCACCATGGCAATCATGTCAACCATGACCATGATCATCCGGAAGACAAGCACACTCATGTGGATCCTGACGCCCGCCATATAGAGAAAGAAATTCACGTGGAACCGTACGTGTGGTACTGTATGGTCATTCTCCTCG GTACATACATATTTTACCTTGTTGAAATGGCAATGGTGCATGTTCAGAGG AAATCGGAAGGTGGCCAAACTCCCGTAATTCTGACATCCTTCAACAACCAGCCAGTAGACGCCATAATCAAAGAT ggtgAAGAACTGAGAACTTCAAGAGAAAAAAACG CCATTTCGCCGCTCGTGGTGATGATCGTTGTAGGAGATGCTCTTCACAACTTTACAGATGGACTAGCTATCGCGGCTTCATTTTCCGCCAGTTTATTAGAGGGCATCGCCATCACTATAGCAATACTCTGTCACGAACTTCCTCAGGAATTAG GTGACTTTGCAATTTTGATCAACGAAGGATTATCCTTTAAGAGGGCGTTGATCGCCAACCTTTTCTCGTCCCTCACGGCCTTCATTGGATTCTACATTGGAGTCCCAATATCCTCACATTTTGGGGCGGGACCATGGATCTTCTCCATTACAGCGGGGATGTTTATATACATCGCATTAGTCGATATG CTCCCTTCGCTGATAAAGAATGGGTCTACGAACACCAGAACCTTTGTCTACCACAACATTGGAATCCTCTTTGGCGCTCTAGTTATCATATTATTATCAGTATTTGAGAGTAAAATTGAAATAGGTcattaa